Proteins encoded together in one Pangasianodon hypophthalmus isolate fPanHyp1 chromosome 18, fPanHyp1.pri, whole genome shotgun sequence window:
- the lyrm5a gene encoding LYR motif-containing protein 5A → MSNPLRGEVIRLYKNLLYLGREYPKGTVYFRERLKSAFLKNRDVTDPEKIRKLIDRGEFVIKELEALYFLRKYRAMKKRYYEPEH, encoded by the exons atgaGCAATCCACTTAGGGGAGAAGTTATCAGATTGTACAAGAAT cttcTCTATCTTGGAAGGGAATACCCAAAAGGAACGGTTTACTTCAGGGAGCGCCTTAAATCAGCTTTTCTGAAGAACAGAGATGTCACAGACCCCGAGAAGATCCGAAAGCTTATTGATCGAGGGGAATTTGTGATTAAGGAACTTGAGGCCCTTTATTTCCTCAGAAAATACAGAGCCATGAAGAAACGCTATTACGAACCAGAACACTGA